CAGCGGGAGCCTCAGTGCTTGCCCAACGTTCGGTCACCGGAAGCGGTGGTGACGGCCTCGGAATGAGTAACAAGGGCGAAGCCGGGGACTGGGTAACGGAGTTCGATCTCGCAGCGGAGAACGCCGTCAGCCGGGCCATCGCCCAGGCACGGCCACACGACACGATCACGGGCGAGGAACAAGGAACCACCCGGCCGGAGCAGGCGTCCGGCTATCGCTGGTCCATCGATCCGCTGGACGGCACCACCAACTTCATCCGCAACATTGTTTACTACGCCACGTCCGTTGCCGTGGCAGATGCCGACGGCGTGTGGCTTGCCGGCGTGGTCCACGCGCCGGCGCTGGGCCGCGTCTACTCGGCGGCCCGCGGGCACGGCGCATGGGTTGAGGTTGCCGGGACATCAACGCAGCTGACGGGCCCGGTCCCGGGGAGGAAAGGGCTGATCCTGGCAACGGGCTTCAGCTATGACCCCTCCACCCGCGCCAACCAGGTGGACGGGCTGGGTGAGCTCATGGAGGGCTTCGCTGATGTGCGGCGGTTGGGTTCGGCAGCACTGGACTTGTGCTTCGTCGCCGACGGCACCGTGGACGCCTTTGGCGAGCGGGGCCTCAACGAACACGATTACGCCGCCGGGGCCTTGATAGCCGAGGAGGCCGGTTGCTGGGTCCGCAGGCCAAAGCTGACAAGCCCGCTCGACGGCGGCCCAAGCACCGAAGACCGGTTGGCGGCCTGGACGTGCGCGGCCACGCTGGAGCTCTCCGGAAAGTTCCCTCTGTAGGGCTCCCATGATCCGCGCACTGGCCATCGCCAACTACCGCTAGAAGCCGGATCCGATCGAGGTCAGCTCCCGTGCGGGTGCGCCCGCGAAGCGGTTGACCGGCCGCTCCAGGCCATAGTGTCCCCGCAAGGTGGAAGCCGTGTATTCGGTACGGAACAGTCCACGCCGCTGAAGGATCGGCACCACCTGGTCCACGAACACTTCCAAACCTGATGGAAGCACCGGGGGCATGATGTTGAAGCCGTCCGCTGCTCCCGCGTCGAACCAGTCCTGAATGGCGTCCGCCACTTGTTCGGGGGTGCCGGAGAATGTCCGGTGCCCGCGCCCGCCGCCCAAACGACCGATGAGCTGCCGGACGGTGAGATGCTCGCGCCGCGCCAATTCCACGATCAGGGTGTAGCGGCTCTTGGCGCCCTCGATGTCGTCCTCCGATGGAAGATCGGCCGGGAGTTGGCGGTCCAATGGCAGGTCTTCGGGTGCGAGCCGGAGGGTCTTGGCCAGCTGCTCGCGGGCGTATTCGGGTTTGATCAGTTCATCGAGTTCGCGCTCGAGCCGGAGGGCCTCGGCCTCGGTGGACCCGATCACGGGAACGATGCCCGGGAGGATCTTGATGCTGTCACGATCACGGCCCGCCGCCACGGTCCGTGCTTTGAGGTCTGCATAGAAGGCTTGCCCGTCTGCCAGTGTTTGGTGGGCGGTGAACACGGCTTCGGCGTAGTGGGCTGCGAGCTTCTTGCCGTTATCGGAGGAGCCGGCCTGGACGATCAGCGGGTGGCCCTGCGGAGAACGAGGGACATTGAGCGGGCCGCGGACCCGGAAGTGCTTGCCTTCGTGTTCTATTGCCCGGATCCTGGTGGAGTCGCCCCAGACGCCGGCGGCCTTGTCCGCGGGCACGGCGTCGTCCTCCCAGCTGTCCCAGAGTTTTTGGGCCACGTCGATGAACTCGGCGGCGCGCTCATAGCGGACGGCGTGGGCCGGCTGGTCGTCGACGCCGAAGTTGCGCGCCGCGTCCGGTCCCGCCGTCGTGACAACGTTCCACCCGGCCCGCCCGCCGCTGACCCAGTCCACCGAAGCGAAACGGCGTGCAAGGTTGAAGGGCTCGTTGTAGGTGGTGGAGGCGGTGGCGATCAGGCCGATCTTCTGTGTCGCTCCTGCGATGGCGGTGAGCAGGACGGTGGGTTCCAGCTTGCCGGCAGGGCGGCGCCCCACCTCGCCGAAGAGCACGGGGGAGTCGGCGAAGAAAATCGAGTCCAGCTTTCCGCGTTCGGCGGTGCGGGCCAGGTTTTGGTAATGCTCGATCCTGGTGGAGGCCAAGGGGTCGCTTTCCGGGAGCCGCCAGGAGGCCTCGTGGTGGCCGGTGCTCATGAGGAACGCGTTGAGGTGCAGCTGGCGCGGTGGTGTGGGCATGGTCGATTCCTTTGGTTTTGGGGTGGCGTGGTCAGGTTTGCCCACTTCAGCATGGCCGCGGCTCAGGGCGCCAGCCTTCCGAAACAAGGCCGCAACGGGGCGAAACCGGGCTTCATGGCGCGCAATCGGACTCAATCCCGCGATACCGGGTGACACACACAGGAGTGATAGTTCTGTCACGGAAAGCGCTGTTTCGCCGAATGCAACGCCCGGTTACAAATACCATTGACAGGTGCTTTCGCCGATTACTGTCCGTCCCGCCCTTCCCGAAGACTACGACGCCGTTGCCCGCATAACGCAGGATTCATACGTCACTGCGGGGTACTACGGCAGCGCGGATCACCCGTACCTGCAGGAGCTTAAGAACGTGGCAGGCCGGGCGCAGCATGCGGACGTCTTGGTGGCCGAACGGGACGGGACCATCATCGGCTCAGTGACCGCGGCTCCCGCCGGAGGCGGTTTCTCCGACATTGGCTTGGACGGCGAGCTGGAGCTGCGGACCCTCGTGGTGGATCCGGCGGTGCAGCGCTCCGGCGCGGGCACTGCCTTGGTGAGTGCCGTCGTCGAGCAGGCCAAGGCGAGCGACGGCATCAATGCCGTGTGCCTCACCACCGGCGCCACGTGGGAGAGCGCCAACGCCCTCTACAACCGGACCGGTTTCGACCGGGTCCCCGAACGGGACTGGTTCGTTCCCGGCACCGACATAAAGTTGTTCGTTTACAGGCTTGAGCTCTCCCGGTCCTAGAGTTTTCCTCGGAAAACCCGGCAACAGGCCGGGAGATGAACAGGAAGGCGCGGCATGCGCAAGACATACGGTTCAGGCTCGGTGTGGGAACAGACCCTTGGGTACTCCCGTGCGGTCCAGGTGGACAACACCCTTTACATTTCCGCGACGGCGGCCAGCGGACCCGTTGATGGCAAACAAGCGATTGTGGGCGATGACTTCTACTCGCAGACCAAGTACATCCTCGAGAAGCTCGGCGCCGTCCTGGAAGAAGCCGGCTTCTCCTACGCGGACGTTGTCCAGTCCAAGCTCTACCTGACGGACATCAGCAAGTGGGAAGACGCCGGCCGCGCACACGGTGAAGTTTTCGGCGAGATCCGGCCCACACTTTCCCTGGTGCACGTTCTGCCGTTCCTTGATCCGCAGATGCTGGTGGAGATCGAACTGGTGGCACAGAAGTCCGCGTAGCGCACCCAACTGGGTCGCAGTTAAGCGCGTTTAGCGTGCTCAAAACGCGCACAATTGCGACTCAGATGGGTCAGCCCGGGATGCCGTAGCGGTGTTCCGGGCGGCCCGTGGTCCCGTAGCGCAGTTGGATGTCGACGGCGCCATCGTCCGCGAGCGAGGACAGGTACCTTTGCGCCGTGGCCCGGGACACGCCCACGCGGTCTGCGACTTCGGCCGCCGAATACTGCTCGCCAGGCACCAAGGACTCCAGGACTGCCGCCTCGGTAGCCGAACGGGGTTTGGCCGACGGCGTGACGTCGCCGGGGATCAGGGCACGCTTGGCCCGCTCGATGCTTGCCTGGTCAACGCTGGTTTGTTGCCCCAGGATGCGGCGGTACCGGGCGTAGGAGCGTAGCTGCTGGGACAGGGATTCCGCGGTGAAGGGTTTGAGCATGTAACCGAGGGCACCGCGGCGCAGAGCCACGCGGATGGATTGCGCATCCGAGGCCGCCGTCAGCATCACGGCATCGACGTCGAGCTGGCCCAGCAGGTCAAGCCCTGAACCGTCGGGCAGATAGACGTCCAGCAACACGAGGTCCGGGCGCAGGCTGTGGATCGCCTGCAACGCCTGGGACACTGAGCCCACGGGCGCCAACGCCATGAATCCCGCCACGGAATCGACGTAGGCCGCGTGCAGCCTGGCCACGTGGAAGTCGTCGTCCACGATCAACACTCTCAAGTCCTCAGCCAATGCTGTCCTTCCTCGCCGTTGGCCCCGTCCCGGTTTCCGGTGCATCCATGTCGTCGTCCCGCACACCCGTGCCGCCCATGACGCCCGGAACGGTGGCCATGAAGACCGCCCCGGGTCCGCCGGGCGTGCCGCTCTCCAGAACCCTGACCTCGCCGCCCCGGCGACGCGCCAGGTTTCTGACCAACGCCAGCCCGAAACCTTGCCC
The Paenarthrobacter ureafaciens genome window above contains:
- a CDS encoding response regulator, encoding MAEDLRVLIVDDDFHVARLHAAYVDSVAGFMALAPVGSVSQALQAIHSLRPDLVLLDVYLPDGSGLDLLGQLDVDAVMLTAASDAQSIRVALRRGALGYMLKPFTAESLSQQLRSYARYRRILGQQTSVDQASIERAKRALIPGDVTPSAKPRSATEAAVLESLVPGEQYSAAEVADRVGVSRATAQRYLSSLADDGAVDIQLRYGTTGRPEHRYGIPG
- a CDS encoding LLM class flavin-dependent oxidoreductase, with protein sequence MPTPPRQLHLNAFLMSTGHHEASWRLPESDPLASTRIEHYQNLARTAERGKLDSIFFADSPVLFGEVGRRPAGKLEPTVLLTAIAGATQKIGLIATASTTYNEPFNLARRFASVDWVSGGRAGWNVVTTAGPDAARNFGVDDQPAHAVRYERAAEFIDVAQKLWDSWEDDAVPADKAAGVWGDSTRIRAIEHEGKHFRVRGPLNVPRSPQGHPLIVQAGSSDNGKKLAAHYAEAVFTAHQTLADGQAFYADLKARTVAAGRDRDSIKILPGIVPVIGSTEAEALRLERELDELIKPEYAREQLAKTLRLAPEDLPLDRQLPADLPSEDDIEGAKSRYTLIVELARREHLTVRQLIGRLGGGRGHRTFSGTPEQVADAIQDWFDAGAADGFNIMPPVLPSGLEVFVDQVVPILQRRGLFRTEYTASTLRGHYGLERPVNRFAGAPARELTSIGSGF
- a CDS encoding RidA family protein produces the protein MRKTYGSGSVWEQTLGYSRAVQVDNTLYISATAASGPVDGKQAIVGDDFYSQTKYILEKLGAVLEEAGFSYADVVQSKLYLTDISKWEDAGRAHGEVFGEIRPTLSLVHVLPFLDPQMLVEIELVAQKSA
- a CDS encoding GNAT family N-acetyltransferase is translated as MLSPITVRPALPEDYDAVARITQDSYVTAGYYGSADHPYLQELKNVAGRAQHADVLVAERDGTIIGSVTAAPAGGGFSDIGLDGELELRTLVVDPAVQRSGAGTALVSAVVEQAKASDGINAVCLTTGATWESANALYNRTGFDRVPERDWFVPGTDIKLFVYRLELSRS
- a CDS encoding inositol monophosphatase family protein, producing the protein MSAGHSPADVLELLEVAKTAAAAGASVLAQRSVTGSGGDGLGMSNKGEAGDWVTEFDLAAENAVSRAIAQARPHDTITGEEQGTTRPEQASGYRWSIDPLDGTTNFIRNIVYYATSVAVADADGVWLAGVVHAPALGRVYSAARGHGAWVEVAGTSTQLTGPVPGRKGLILATGFSYDPSTRANQVDGLGELMEGFADVRRLGSAALDLCFVADGTVDAFGERGLNEHDYAAGALIAEEAGCWVRRPKLTSPLDGGPSTEDRLAAWTCAATLELSGKFPL